In the genome of Siniperca chuatsi isolate FFG_IHB_CAS linkage group LG17, ASM2008510v1, whole genome shotgun sequence, one region contains:
- the ndufs5 gene encoding NADH dehydrogenase [ubiquinone] iron-sulfur protein 5 produces MPLVDLQTRLGINLDRWLLLQSGEQPNKRAARCHAFEKEWIECAHGIGQTRAKKECQLEFEDFYECMHRQKTHERLHAIRQQRDKMVKEGTYTPPPCHSGKTDQSP; encoded by the exons ATGCCGCTTGTGGACCTGCAGACGCGGCTTGGCATCAACCTGGACcgctggctgctgctgcagagcggAGAGCAGCCCAACAAGAGGGCGGCGCGCTGCCATGCCTTTGAGAAGGAGTGGATTGAATGTGCCCACGGCATCGGGCAGACCCGCGCCAAGAAGGAGTGCCAGCTGGAGTTTGAAGACTTCTACGAGTGCATGCACAGGCAGAAGACA CACGAGAGGCTGCATGCGATCCGTCAGCAGCGTGACAAGATGGTGAAGGAGGGGACCTACACGCCGCCACCCTGCCACTCAGGCAAGACAGACCAGTCGCCATGA
- the rnf19b gene encoding E3 ubiquitin-protein ligase RNF19B → MGSEKDSESPHSSVSGVPNPKCRAAGKRQGRISFHSLFHSKRGSRGTRGPKGGAATPLSHHLHTQQQLLPSALSSAPAAASATPTTTTTTATTTPQDAASSTPSKPLSSSQPSLDGAPSSGEASLLECPLCLVRQPADQLPELLGCSHRSCLCCLRQYLRIEITESRVQLSCPECAERLAPQQVADILDDAALLEKYEEFLLRRCLASDPDCRWCPAPDCGFAVIASGCASCPRLVCRREGCGAEFCYHCKQAWHPNQTCDSARQQRAQSLHTHSNHSPSYTQDQGPTDDIKPCPRCGAYIIKMNDGSCNHMTCAVCGCEFCWLCMKEISDLHYLSPSGCTFWGKKPWSRKKKILWQLGTLIGAPVGITLIAGIAVPAMVIGIPVYVGRKIHAHYELKKSSRHRRNLAITGGVALSIITAPVIAAVSVGIGVPIMLAYVYGVVPISLCRGGGCGVSRGKGRGVRIDFDEDDGPITVADAWRALKSPSLGESSLEGAVSGLSTTSPSEGLSMAPGNLGDTPHFNTLAGGALGTRTGKYSRLEVQAGELAKESAQRETGSLGAGSDCASTRGMAGSIISSYTLPDRECTNLEIQVDIETKPSHLCLTSEEDLTPPPGSAAMATVSGGEEPQDCSSRRGGALSGSALGLSPGASIREGLRDVTLAQPESIRSDLEMSDTQSDDIAELTSDDCDSPHPKSCHLAAGQQPQASSCRALNPEGLHCPADSNVILYV, encoded by the exons ATGGGATCAGAAAAGGACTCAGAGTCACCTCACTCTTCAGTGAGCGGCGTCCCCAACCCTAAGTGCCGTGCAGCGGGCAAACGCCAGGGCCGCATCTCCTTTCACAGCCTCTTCCACAGCAAACGGGGCTCTCGGGGCACCAGGGGCCCCAAAGGAGGAGCGGCCACCCCTTTATCCCATCATCTCCACACACAACAACAGCTTCTCCCTTCTGCCTTGAGCTCAGCGCCCGCTGCAGCCTCTGCTACTCCCACAACGACCACCACCACAGCCACCACAACCCCCCAGGATGCTGCCTCCAGCACCCCCTCAAAGCCACTCTCCTCCAGCCAGCCATCCCTGGATGGAGCCCCCTCCTCTGGGGAGGCCAGCCTCTTGGAGTGTCCCCTGTGCCTGGTGCGCCAGCCCGCCGACCAGCTCCCCGAGCTGCTGGGGTGCAGCCACCgctcctgcctctgctgcctGCGGCAGTACCTCCGCATTGAGATTACAGAGAGTCGAGTCCAGCTCAGCTGCCCCGAGTGTGCCGAGAGACTGGCCCCACAACAGGTGGCGGACATCTTGGATGATGCAGCCCTGCTGGAGAAGTATGAGGAGTTCCTGCTGCGGAGGTGCCTCGCCTCTGATCCAGACTGCCGATGGTGCCCGGCACCTGACTGCGG atTTGCCGTCATCGCCTCAGGGTGTGCCAGCTGTCCCAGGTTGGTGTGTCGCAGAGAAGGCTGCGGTGCTGAGTTCTGCTACCACTGCAAACAAGCCTGGCATCCCAACCAGACCTGCGACTCGGCCCGCCAACAGAGGGCGCAATCCTTGCACACCCACAGCAACCACTCACCCAGCTACACACAGGACCAGGGACCCA CTGATGACATCAAGCCCTGCCCTCGCTGTGGTGCCTACATCATCAAGATGAATGATGGGAGCTGCAATCACATGACCTGCGCCGTATGCGGCTGTGAGTTCTGCTGGCTCTGCATGAAGGAGATCTCCGACCTGCACTACCTCAG TCCATCTGGCTGTACGTTCTGGGGGAAGAAGCCTTggagcaggaagaagaagatTTTGTGGCAGCTGGGCACTCTGATTGGAGCTCCAGTCGGCATCACCCTCATTGCAGGCATCGCTGTTCCTGCCATGGTCATTGGCATCCCTGTTTACGTCGGCCGCAAG ATCCACGCCCACTACGAGCTGAAGAAGTCATCTCGTCACAGAAGGAACCTGGCCATCACAGGAGGCGTGGCCCTGTCAATCATCACCGCCCCGGTCATCGCAGCTGTCAGCGTGG GTATTGGTGTGCCCATCATGTTGGCCTACGTGTACGGTGTGGTGCCCATTTCTCTGTGTCGCGGAGGAGGTTGTGGTGTCAGCAGAGGGAAGGGACGAGGTGTGCGGATTGACTTTGATGAGGACGATGGTCCAATCACAG TGGCAGATGCGTGGCGAGCCCTCAAGTCCCCGAGCCTTGGTGAGAGCAGTCTGGAAGGGGCGGTCAGCGGTCTGAGTACCACCTCCCCCAGCGAGGGGCTCTCCATGGCCCCTGGGAATCTGGGTGACACACCCCACTTTAACACCCTGGCAGGTGGCGCCCTGGGAACCCGCACCGGCAAGTACAGCAG GCTTGAGGTGCAGGCAGGGGAGCTGGCTAAAGAATCAGCccagagggagacaggcagCCTGGGAGCAGGGAGCGACTGTGCCAGCACCCGTGGAATGGCCGGATCCATTATCTCCTCCTACACACTACCTGACAG GGAGTGCACCAACCTGGAGATCCAGGTGGACATCGAGACCAAACCCAGCCATCTCTGCCTGACCAGCGAAGAGGACCTAACCCCGCCCCCAGGCTCTGCTGCCATGGCGACCGTCTCAGGAGGGGAGGAGCCTCAGGACTGCAGCTCCAGAAGGGGCGGAGCTTTGTCTGGCTCTGCGTTGGGACTGTCGCCTGGAGCATCAATCAGGGAGGGTCTCAGAGACGTCACCCTGGCTCAACCGGAGAGCATCCGCAGTGACCTGGAGATGTCAGACACGCAATCAGACGACATCGCAGAGCTGACGTCGGACGACTGTGACTCTCCTCACCCGAAAAGCTGTCACCTGGCGGCCGGCCAGCAGCCCCAGGCCTCATCCTGCCGAGCCCTGAACCCCGAAGGCCTTCACTGTCCCGCAGACAGCAACGTCATCCTCTATGTCTGA